From the bacterium genome, one window contains:
- a CDS encoding type II toxin-antitoxin system HicA family toxin translates to MPKLPPVKDRELIRALKQLGFFEHPERGTSHLVFAHPDGRRTTVSRHPGKDIPRGTLRAIIRDSNIPLADFIKTLKGR, encoded by the coding sequence ATGCCTAAACTTCCTCCGGTCAAAGACCGCGAACTCATCCGAGCGCTCAAGCAGCTCGGATTTTTTGAACACCCCGAACGCGGCACTTCACACCTTGTGTTCGCCCACCCTGATGGGCGTCGCACTACGGTATCACGCCACCCCGGCAAAGATATACCGCGTGGGACACTGCGCGCGATCATCCGCGATAGCAACATCCCGCTCGCCGACTTCATCAAAACTTTGAAGGGGCGCTGA
- a CDS encoding LemA family protein — MPIVPIIIGVIVVLAFWIIFMYNSLVRLVHRTKEAWADIEVQLKRRHDLIPNVVETVKGYATHEREVLENVTKARTDAVSAKSAEESARAENMLSNTLKTLFAVSENYPDLKANANFLDLQRELADTENKIQAARRFYNGNVRDLNIAIDTFPQRIIAGSFGFSKMEFFELEGSEEAAAREPVAVKF; from the coding sequence ATGCCCATCGTACCTATTATCATCGGCGTCATTGTCGTGTTGGCGTTTTGGATCATTTTTATGTACAACTCGCTCGTGCGGCTTGTGCATCGCACCAAGGAAGCGTGGGCAGACATTGAGGTGCAGCTCAAGCGCCGCCACGATCTCATCCCGAACGTGGTTGAGACGGTGAAGGGCTACGCTACCCACGAGCGCGAGGTCCTCGAGAATGTCACGAAAGCGCGCACCGACGCGGTCTCGGCGAAAAGCGCCGAGGAGAGTGCCCGCGCCGAGAACATGCTCTCAAACACGCTGAAGACGCTCTTTGCGGTTTCTGAAAATTATCCCGACCTCAAGGCGAATGCGAATTTCCTTGACCTCCAGCGCGAGCTTGCTGATACCGAAAATAAAATCCAGGCCGCTCGCCGCTTTTACAACGGCAATGTCCGCGATCTCAACATCGCGATTGACACCTTCCCGCAGCGCATTATTGCAGGCAGCTTCGGATTCTCTAAGATGGAATTCTTTGAGCTCGAAGGCTCGGAAGAAGCCGCAGCCCGCGAGCCGGTGGCGGTGAAGTTTTAA
- a CDS encoding type II toxin-antitoxin system HicB family antitoxin: MESHTYRVIIEPDERKTFHAYAPALPGCHTWGYSFEEARSRARDAIDAYLRSIVADGEKIPTDAGVEIIETVATPMAARRVLTHA, from the coding sequence ATGGAATCACACACCTATCGAGTTATCATCGAGCCCGATGAGCGCAAAACATTTCACGCCTATGCGCCCGCGCTCCCCGGATGCCACACATGGGGGTATTCCTTCGAGGAAGCCCGCAGCAGAGCTCGTGACGCGATCGACGCATATCTGCGCAGCATCGTCGCAGACGGCGAGAAAATCCCTACAGACGCAGGCGTCGAAATAATTGAAACAGTTGCCACACCTATGGCGGCACGTCGCGTCCTCACACATGCCTAA
- a CDS encoding M48 family metallopeptidase: MSTLYTHRAQNIRKTWFLMAAFFGVVIALGWVFSGVYDAPEILYIAVAFSIGMNVLSYWFSDKIVLKLHRAVPVDLATHRELHNVLENLSIASGLPMPRFYLIDDPAPNAFATGRDPKHAVICVTTGLLDVLDRSELEGVLAHELSHIGNRDMLVSTVAVVLVGFVAVLSDIFMRSLWFRGMFNGGEGGREGRGGANGAMLLVGLVLSILAPLIASLIHLAISRRREFLADSSGALLTRYPEGLAHALRKIAAAGRPLRTATNATAHLFLENPFGADRGGARDGSARRTPFLVRLFSTHPPVEERIAALLGGRE; this comes from the coding sequence ATGTCCACTCTCTACACTCACCGCGCTCAAAATATCCGAAAAACGTGGTTCTTAATGGCCGCGTTTTTCGGCGTGGTGATCGCCTTGGGGTGGGTATTTTCGGGCGTCTACGATGCGCCGGAGATACTCTACATCGCGGTCGCGTTCTCGATCGGGATGAACGTGCTCTCGTACTGGTTCTCGGACAAAATTGTACTGAAGCTCCATCGCGCGGTGCCGGTTGATCTTGCGACACATCGTGAGCTCCACAACGTGCTCGAAAACCTCTCGATCGCCTCCGGGCTCCCGATGCCGCGGTTTTACCTAATTGATGATCCGGCGCCGAATGCATTCGCGACTGGCCGCGACCCAAAACATGCGGTCATTTGCGTGACGACAGGCCTGCTTGACGTGCTCGACCGCTCGGAGCTTGAAGGCGTGCTCGCGCACGAGCTCTCGCACATAGGGAACCGCGATATGTTGGTCTCTACCGTTGCGGTCGTCCTCGTCGGCTTCGTCGCGGTGCTCTCGGACATCTTCATGCGCTCGCTCTGGTTTCGCGGAATGTTTAACGGCGGAGAGGGGGGTAGGGAAGGGCGCGGCGGTGCGAATGGTGCGATGCTCCTTGTTGGCCTCGTGCTCTCAATTCTCGCACCGCTCATCGCGAGTCTCATCCACCTCGCGATCTCGCGCAGGCGAGAGTTCCTCGCAGACAGCTCTGGTGCGCTTCTCACGCGCTATCCGGAAGGCCTCGCACATGCGCTCCGCAAGATCGCCGCAGCAGGGAGGCCACTCCGCACCGCGACGAACGCAACCGCGCATCTTTTCCTCGAAAATCCGTTCGGAGCCGATCGCGGCGGAGCGCGCGATGGGTCAGCACGTCGCACGCCCTTTCTCGTCCGCCTTTTCTCCACCCATCCGCCGGTCGAGGAGCGCATTGCGGCGCTTCTTGGTGGACGCGAATAG
- the groL gene encoding chaperonin GroEL (60 kDa chaperone family; promotes refolding of misfolded polypeptides especially under stressful conditions; forms two stacked rings of heptamers to form a barrel-shaped 14mer; ends can be capped by GroES; misfolded proteins enter the barrel where they are refolded when GroES binds), whose protein sequence is MSKQIIFSDRAREALRRGVDKVADSVRITLGPRGRNVVLDKSYGTPMITNDGVTIAKEISLKDKFENMGAEFVKEVATKTNDVAGDGTTTAVVLTQAMVAEGVKQTAMGVNAMGIRLGIERAAEEVVAALRELAKPIHSKEEVQHVASISAESTEIGKIIASTIDKVGKDGVVTVEESQSFGIDSEVVEGLEFDKGYVSPYMITNAERMEAEYRDPLILITDKKVSTVQEILPLLEKIAHTGKKELVIIADDVDGEALATFVVNKLRGAFSVLAVKSPGYGDRKKEMLADIAVTTGGSVISQEVGIKLENAEISMLGRANRVVATKDKTLIVGGKGKRADIESRVEQLKKQREQTESKFDIEKLDERIGKLSGGVAVVRVGAATETEMKYLKLKIEDAVNATKAAIEEGIVAGGGSALIKAAQRVAAKNIKSSNKAFEEEFAAGFALVLKALESPLRQIALNAGRDDAAVIVNSVKESKGNGGYDALRDELIPDMLAAGIIDPVKVARSCVQNAASAAAILLTTEVAVAEEPKEEKSGAGAGGGMGGGGMDMDY, encoded by the coding sequence AATCATTTTCAGCGACCGTGCGCGGGAGGCCCTGCGGCGCGGCGTAGACAAAGTGGCGGACAGCGTGCGCATCACGCTCGGGCCGCGCGGGCGCAATGTAGTGCTCGACAAGTCCTATGGCACGCCGATGATCACGAATGACGGCGTCACCATCGCGAAGGAAATTTCCCTCAAGGATAAGTTTGAGAACATGGGCGCCGAGTTTGTGAAAGAAGTCGCGACGAAGACGAACGACGTCGCGGGCGACGGCACCACGACTGCGGTGGTGCTCACCCAGGCGATGGTCGCCGAGGGCGTGAAGCAGACCGCGATGGGCGTCAACGCGATGGGCATCCGCCTCGGTATCGAGCGAGCGGCTGAGGAAGTGGTCGCGGCGCTGCGCGAGCTCGCAAAGCCGATCCACAGCAAGGAGGAGGTGCAGCACGTGGCGAGCATTTCTGCCGAATCGACAGAGATCGGTAAGATCATTGCGAGCACCATAGATAAGGTCGGGAAGGACGGCGTCGTCACTGTCGAAGAGTCACAGTCTTTTGGAATAGACAGCGAGGTGGTGGAAGGGCTCGAGTTCGACAAGGGCTACGTCTCGCCCTACATGATCACGAATGCCGAGCGCATGGAGGCAGAGTATCGCGATCCACTGATACTGATTACCGACAAGAAAGTTTCGACCGTGCAGGAGATCCTGCCGCTCCTCGAAAAAATCGCGCATACGGGCAAGAAGGAGCTCGTGATTATCGCCGACGATGTTGATGGCGAGGCGCTCGCGACATTTGTGGTCAATAAGCTCCGCGGCGCGTTCAGTGTGCTTGCGGTGAAGTCCCCCGGCTACGGCGACCGCAAGAAAGAGATGCTCGCGGACATCGCAGTCACGACCGGCGGTTCGGTGATCTCTCAGGAAGTCGGCATCAAGCTTGAGAACGCGGAGATCTCGATGCTCGGGAGAGCGAATCGCGTCGTCGCGACGAAAGACAAGACGCTCATTGTCGGCGGCAAGGGCAAGCGAGCAGACATTGAGTCGCGCGTCGAGCAGCTGAAAAAGCAGCGAGAGCAGACCGAGTCGAAGTTTGATATCGAAAAGCTTGACGAGCGCATCGGCAAGCTCTCGGGCGGAGTTGCGGTTGTCCGCGTCGGCGCCGCGACTGAGACCGAAATGAAGTATTTGAAGCTCAAAATCGAAGACGCGGTGAATGCGACGAAAGCCGCGATTGAGGAAGGTATCGTTGCGGGCGGCGGGTCGGCGCTCATCAAGGCCGCGCAGAGAGTGGCAGCCAAAAATATCAAATCGTCGAACAAGGCGTTTGAAGAAGAGTTTGCGGCAGGCTTTGCCTTGGTACTGAAAGCGCTCGAGTCCCCACTGCGTCAGATTGCTTTGAATGCTGGCAGGGACGACGCGGCGGTGATTGTGAACAGTGTGAAGGAATCGAAAGGAAACGGTGGCTATGATGCGCTCCGCGATGAGTTGATCCCCGACATGCTCGCGGCCGGCATCATTGATCCGGTGAAAGTCGCCCGCAGCTGCGTCCAGAACGCGGCCTCTGCAGCGGCAATCCTCCTCACGACCGAAGTGGCAGTCGCCGAGGAGCCGAAGGAAGAGAAAAGCGGCGCAGGCGCTGGTGGCGGTATGGGTGGAGGCGGGATGGATATGGATTACTAG